Genomic window (Phocoena phocoena chromosome 20, mPhoPho1.1, whole genome shotgun sequence):
tctaggcgcacgggcttgagtagttgtggcacgcaggctcagctgttgtggctcacagactctagatcgcaggctcggtagttgcggcgcacgggcttagttgctccgcggcacgtgggatcttcctggaccagggctcaatcctgtgtcccctgcagtggcaggcggattcttaaccactgtaccaccagggaagtattCCCCCGACACACTGTCtcttaactgagatcacacaccagGTCTCAGagcttaatgaagctcaggttctttatgtctcatcgcagaaagaattcagtgagagacaaattgataggtaagaagtggatttatttagagagaaacacagtcCACAGAGTGTggaccatctcagaaggcgagaggctCCGAAATATGGGGTGATTGGTTTTTATGGGTTGGGTAATTTTATAGGCTAaagagtgggaggattattccaactatcttggagaaggggtggagatttccaggaattgggccattgcccactttttggccttttatggtcagcctcggaactgtcatggcacctgtgggtgtgtcctTTAGCATATGcgaatgtattacaatgagcatagaatgaggctcaaggtctactgtaagtcaaatcttctgccatcttggacctagttggttctaaccagtttatgtcctGTCCTcaagggctatgtcattcttttagacgttgtgccctgcccccttccctcctgtttcagagcTGCCAGCCTTCAGACAACAGCTACACCATCAGCTGTCCTGGTACTCATGCCTTCAAACTTGGACTGGAACTAAACATTGGCTgtcctgggtctccagtttgccAATTCATCCCGAAGATTTTGGGGCATGCCTACTTCCATAATCATGTCTTTCTTCTAGCCTTCTAGCTTGTTGCCCTACCATTCACAACACAGCACTTCCATCTCAGTGTAAGATGGGCACACCAATGCCCAACACATCCCTACACCAGGAAGGGAGAGACTGAAAGGGATGTCATCCTCCTTGCCTTTTAAGGCCATATCTCAGATGCTGCAGACATCCCACTGGCCAGAAACCACTTACATGGCAAGAAACTGgttgcaagggagcctgggaaatgtagtctttagcTGTGCAGCCATATGTCCAGTGAAACTTCCCTATCAGAGGCGAATAATTATTAAGGGGACATCTAGGCATATCGGCCACACGATCAAATGATTGAAACCAAGCAAGCAGAGGGCTGAATGGTTTCACACTGTGATGATAGCTGAATGATATGTAATGGGGCTTGGAATAGGCAAACAACAGAAAACTCATtcaactgatttctaatctctcaATGTTCTGAAATTTCTACCAATTTGCTTATGTGCTCAGAGTGAGAGTTATTAGTGTCATAAACCCAATATATCCATCTCCATCTTTTGGAGTGTGGTAGAATTGAACTTCCCAGACTCTCTGTGGTTCATTCAAGTCACATGACTAGTTTTGGCCAATAAATTCTAAGAGATTATGTATGTCATTTTTGTGTCAGAACATTTAAGTACTGGTACAAGAGCTTCCAGGGTGTTCTTCCTTGGCCACACTTGACCGGCAGGACTCCAGAGGGTAGCGGCTCTGTCAGCCTGGGTCCCAGACATATACAGCCCAGAACCCTCAGTCAATATATAACACAAGTGAGAAAAAAAACCTTGTTATGCTAAGCTGagatttggggttgtttgttactgcagcataacctaaCCTATTCTCACtattatagaaaaatatgaaagttaGATCTTTCCTAGAGCACAGAGTTAACCCTAATTCGTTGGCCAAGCACCCACATATAGCCCCCCTCCAACTGCTTGTAATTTGGGTTGGAATGATCTCCTACCCCTTCCACACAGAGGGGCATATGACCCGGGCTTTGCCAATAAGGCCACTGAAACACTTGTGAACGTTCCTGTTGAAATGACTCTCTATACCTTAATGGAGGCCTGGAGCTTCTGGAGGCCTGACCTCAAAGTGAAGGGCCAATCAGCTAACATCTATAGAGAACCTGCTGTGTGCTAGGGCCTGTTGTATACCATCCCATTTACTCCTCACCAGAGGGTGGATAGTGTGGTATCTCCCCTTTACTGATGAGGAGACAAAGGCAGAGAGAGGCTAAGGGAGGGTGCAGTTAGGGACACCTCCTACCCATATACTGTtccctgcccaaggtcacacaggctgAGGCAGGCAAACTGTGGATTTGCTCACACACGTCTGCTCCAGGAGCTTGTGGGAAATGTGATCCTGACCGCCCGCCCCCGCACATCCTTCCTCCCGATTTATGCTCTAGTGACCCCTTGGATGGTGGGCTCCCTCCAGCTCCCATCAAACCACCACTGCCAAGATctctgtggcgcagtggttgagagtccgcctgccaatgcaggggacacgggttcgtgccccggtctgggaagatcccacatgccgcggagcggctgggcccgtgagccatggccgctgagcctgcacatctggagcctgtgctccgcaacgggagaggccacaacagtgagaggcccgcgtaccgcaaaaaaaaaaaaaaaaaaaaaaatgtaaaaagcatcCTGGGTGACTAGAATGGGTTTCCTTCGATATGGGAGTCAAGGACAGGCTCCCAGAGACATAAGTTGTATAGACATGTCCATTCAATAGCAATAACACCTATTACTTGCTAACCTCAAAGTTCAGCCCAGAAGCTATGCCACTCatgtgtattattattttcagatcCTTCAAAGGATGCTAGAAAGCTGCTACCATTTTATGCCCATTTTCCAGATTGGGTCACTAAGGCCCAGCTCCCAGTTTTCCAAGAGAAGCAGAGAGGCTGTGGCTGTTTGCAAAGGTCATTTTTGTTGAAGTTCAGCAGGGGAGAAGGGCGGGCGTGGCACATGTACCTTCCCAGGAAACTTCCTTGGACATTCCAGGGTCTGGGAATATGTATTGTTAATGAGCATCCCAGATAATTTTTTATCACTGGGGCCTCCTTcacatttcttcctctctttggaCACTAAACTAGACCTGTCTCATGCCCAGTGACATGTTGGTAAACAGGCTCTGGGGGGGGGTGGGAAGAGGCTCTGATTTGTAGCCTCTGCCAATTTCCTTTGTCAGCTGTTAGTGCGGACAGGTGTGACATCCAGAGCAGCTGCAGCCACTTTGGGACAAGAGGAgtacaccccccccccacctcccacagcAGGCCTAGGAGATGGGAGAACCTGGTTCCCTGAAGGCTTTGGAGTCACCCTATCTTGGGACTTCTTGTTTTGGGcaataatacatttttctttattgtttaagccTAGGTTTGGGTTTTCTGTCCTTGTGGCTGAAGGGATCCTACTGaaggtgcgtgtgtgtgcgcgtgtgtgcgtagGCAGCGGACCCATCAGGAGAGGACAAAGATGCCAGGACAGAGCCTCTGAGAAATGATGCTTGAATTGATTCTTAAAGAACGAGGAGGACTTTGGCAGGTGAAGCATGGCTGAAGTTTCAGAAGGAAAAGGATTTACAAAGAAACAGACGCATGGATTTGTTCCAGGAAGTGTATTTGGTTGGAACCAGAGTacagagcagggcagggagcCATGTGAGATAAGGCCAGAAAGGCTGAGGGGCTGGAACCTGATCCTGGGGTGGAGTCAGCTCTGTGACCCTTCTGGGGTTGTGTGGGGAAGGGGCTAGGGGCCAAGACGTCAGGGCTCCTGGTATGAGAGGTGATCAGCTATGCTGAGGACTCTTCTGGCCCTCACACCCAGCCGTGGGGGAGACACTGTTTTTGAGGCATCACTGGTCCCACAAAAGGTAGAAAAAGGTCTTAAGGGACCACCCAAGCCCCATAAACCAACTGAAGCTGGGCCCAGAGCAGCAGGCAGGATTCCAGTAGCTGTGGGGATGCAGGATTCCAGAGTGGCCACAACCTGGGCATTGAGGCCAAAGCAACTAGAAAGGCAGGCATGGAGCAGACCAttttgggagggagggggcttccctaaGGTAGGCTGAGCCAGTGAGCACTTGACTGGACAAGCGAAGGCAGGTCCCTCGGAGGGGGACAGAAAGAAGGGACCACAGACTGGAAGGCTGTGGGAGCTGAGGCAGCAGATACATGGCTTGGGCAGCAATATGGAAAGTGCCATCCTGTCCCCGCATCCCACCCCACCTAGCAGGCCACAGGTGTTGCCAGGCCCCCAAAGAAGGTTGATTGTGACACCTCATCCCCCTCCCATCAGCTTCAGTAGGAACCCGGGGTCCCAGAAGGATCACAGGTGCTGTGACTCCAGCTGGGGCAGCTTGGGGGTCTGTTCTGGAACTTTCTTTTCTGAAGGATCCACATCCTTCTGGTCACCAGCTGGAGCTGGGACAGGTGCATCATCTGGAAATGGAGGAAGAAAATGGTAGCACTAGACGtaccagcccctcctccctcagacccaggagtctgggcccccagctccttccctgccccctgggCCCAGGGGCCAGCACCTGTGTCTGGGTGGAACTTGAGCTGTCCATCAGGGCCGGGTGCTGGGTTGTTGTGGACTTGCTGCTGCTGTTTCCTCTGTTCCATTTGCAGAACGgcctgcagggggtgggggagatcaCAGAGGCAAGAGGGTATGATGTTGAGTCTCCATGGCAACCTGCTAAGTGGTCATGGACCAGTCCCTTCTCCATGGGCCTCAATTTTTCTCCCTCATTGAGAGTTGGGCTTAATACTAGTTAAAGATCCAGTTCTCCCTCCCTGGTCATGGCTTGGGTCACACCTTGGGACAGTGaagcctcctcctccctcctcggcctttcccctctctcctgctTACAACCTCACTGCCCTTATCCAACATGGCAGCCACAGAGCAGCCAGGGATGGGGACAACGTCTGCCCTTACTCAAGATGGCAGCTGCTACCCAAAGATCTACCAGTGATTAACACGGTGGCTGTAAGCCTTCCGCACTTCTGGACACACTAGGACAAGGGCCGCCAGGGGCTCAGAGGATGGACCCCCTTCCCTGGCCAGTCACCTGCTGCAGCTCTCTCTTCTGGGCCTCCAGGCGGCCCTGGGAGCgacccagagcctcagtttcctggctGAGGCGCTGGGCCTTGGCATTGAGCTCTGCCTCCCGGGCAGCCAGCTCCTCCTCAAAGCGCCTCAGCTCGTCCTCCGTGTAGGCAGGGTGCATCTCCACTGTCTGCCAGGGTGAGGACAGGGGCCATCAGCAGGGGGGCTCTAGCCCTGGCCCTGCTAATGGAGGAGGTTCAGGGAAGGCTGGGAGGCCTCGGCCATGCGTGTGGATGGAGAGACCTgagtgggaggtgggaagggagatAAAGACCCAGAGTGGAGCAGTGGGAGAACAGGGACCCAGAGAGGGGGAGACAATGACCCAGGAGGTTGGGGGGACAGAGAACTGGGGGGCTTGGAGgtcagagacccagagagaaagagaagtggcCAGAGACCCCGAAAGAAGGGTTAGGtctgggagagagagacacagtcAGGATCCAGAGTATCTTCCGTGtcctcacctcccagccctccCCGGTGTCCCCGAACTCCTTCCTCTGCGTGGATACAAGGAACTCCTCCAGGGTCACGAGGCGGTCCTGGTTGGTGTCCACCTGGGGAGCCAGGTAAGGGTAAGCAACAGAGCTggacctccctccacccctacccccgCCCTCACCCATGGCCCGGGGCCCTCCTCTCACATTCTTCATCACGTGCTCCCGCATGCGCAGCCGCTCCTCCTCCATCTCCCGCATGTCATCTTCTTCATTCTTGGGGTCATACACCTTCTCCAGCTGCAGGGTCAAGCAAAAAGCAGGATGTACTGAGAGGTCCAGGGCAAGCTCCTTCCCAGGCTACCCAACCTCTTAACACACACAGACAACTTCAACTCCCATCAGTCCTTGGGACACCCTGCCACTCCTGGCAGCCTCTTTTTGCCTCAGGGGCTGCTGGGAGTTGTAGTTTTCCCCCGAACGCACATCCAGGGGGACCTGAGGGGACTACTAGGATCCCGAGGGGACACGTTGCTGACCTGGGCATCCTCTGCGCCCATGGCTTCCAAGATACTCACCTCCTTGGTGAAGAGGGCCTCCAGCTCCTGCTCATCCAGGACACCATCACTGTTGATATCTGAGGAAGAGACAACAGGGTGTCTTGGGGGACTGAAGACGGAGTGGGTCAAGTTCCTAAGTGACCTGTTGGAGAAGGAATTCTGGGCTGATGCGAGGTCTGTTCTCAGCGGATAGGTAACAACGGGTCTCCGACAGTAGGATGGTGGCCTTCAGGCTTCAGTGCCCCATTGGCCCGTTGCTAAGACAGCCCTTTCCCTACCAGGGTCGTGAGACTCCATTGGGACCATTCTTGGGCCCATTGCCATGCAGAATGACTTGATCTCTAGCTCCCAGTGACCTGGGCACAGGATCAGCCCTTTGCCCAGGATACAGGGGTGTCAGGGACGTCTCCCAGAGAACCAGCCCAGGGCTGACTCTGATCACCAAAGAACCCTCTCCCTGCCAATCGGACTCCTCCGCCACATGCACCTTGCTCACTGCCTTCGCCTCCTCTGCTCACTCTGATCAGCACCCACACTGGTCCCAGCGAGGCGGCCAGGAACCCTGACCTTGCAAATCCAATGGTTAAGCTTTAGCCTGCACCTTACTTGACTTTCTGCCTTTGGCTCTCAGAACATcaccctctcctctccagctGCCCTTATTTTCCTTCACTGGCCCTGTCCTCTTCCTGACCCCTACGGGTGGTGTAGGGGACAGCGGACAATGACTTCTTCCCTATCAAATATTCAGATGTGTCCAATATGGTTGCCACTAACCACATGGgctgtttaaataaaattaaaatttcagtttatcAGTCCTACTTGCTACATGGCAAGCACTCAGTAGCCACATATGGCTGGTGGCCGCCATACTGGGCAGCAGAGAACATCATTACAGAAACAGTTCTACTGGCAAGACTTCCTTAGATGGGTTCCTCCAGTCCCTCATCTTTAATGCCATCCGCAAGCTGCCTCCACACCTGAATACCCAACTGCCTACTCTCCGTCTCCACATAAATGTCTAATAGACATCTCTAGCTTGACATGGACAGACCCAGTTCCCAACCTTCCCTGACAAACATGCTTGcccttctctctccatccttccagttgctcaggccaaatgCCTCGGAGTCACCCTTGACTCTCTTGTTCCATTACAATCCTCATCAAGTCCATCGTCAAGTCCTACCAGCTTGACCTTCAAGACAAATCCAGAATATGACCACTCTTCCCTACTTCCATGGTCCAGTCACCAGCATCTCAGGCATCCTAACTAGCGTCCTGGCTTTGGCCCTGGCCCCTACAGCCTGTCCTCAACACAGCATCTAGATGGATCCTGCCAACCCTTAAAGCAGATGGGGTCAgttcctctgctcaaaatccttttGCTGTGTCTCACCCAagacagaataaaatccaaattccttaccCTTAGGGTGGCTGTTACCTCCCTAGCAGTCtttatcattcttcttttttgtttttggctgcgtttgtgggatcttagttccctgagcacagattgaacccgcgccctcggcagtgaaagcgcagagtgctaaccactggaccgccaggaaattcctttttttttacacttaacaATGGTtaaattggtaattttttttaaaaaaattatttatttatttttggctgcgttgggtcttcgttgctgtgcacgggctttctctagttgtggcgagcaggggctactctttgttgcggtgcgtggcttctcttgttgcggagcacgggctgtaggcacgcgggcttcagtagttgtggctcacgggctctagagcacaggctcagtagttgtggcgcacgggcttagttgctccgcggcatgtgggatcttcccggaccagggctcaaacctgtgtcccctgcattggcaggcagactcttaaccactgcgccactagggaagcccagtaatttttatctatgagtttttttttttttggagtatagttgctttacactattgtgttagtttctactgtacagcaaagcgagccagctatacgtatacatatatcccctcttttttggattttcttcccatttaggtcaccacagagcactgagtagagttccctgtgctgtacagtaggttctcactagttacctattttatacatagtatcaatagtgtatagatgtcaatcccaatctcccaattcatcccacgccCCCCAGGAATTCCCTTTCTTATCATTCTTCTCTTCAAGCGTTCGGCTCCAGTGACCTTGGAAACCCACCAAGTTCATTCTCCCTGCGTGCGCTTGCTATGCCCCCCATCTAGACAAATATCTTCGAGGCTCACCCCCTCACTTCACTGAGGTCTTGGTTCAAACGTCATCTCTCTTGAGCGGTGCTGTCCAATCCAGCGGCCACTAGCCACATGGggcaaatgaaatttaaatgagtAACAATCAAATACAAGGAAAGATTCATTTTcttgacattatgctaagtgaaataagccagtcataaaaaaagacaaatactctacaattccacttatatgaggtagcTAGAAGAGTCAAATTCACAGACAAAAGAGAACAGAAGTTACGAGGGGATGTCGGAGGGGTCGTGGGGAGCTCCTGATTAATACAGAGTTTCCGTTTTGTAAGGATGAAAAGACTCCTGCACAATAATGTATGCTTAACACTATTgatatgtacacttaaaaatggctaagatggtagattttatgtcaagtgtattttaccacaattacaaatttttaaaaatttgattgatcaggggcttccctggtggtacagtcattaagaatctgcctgccaatgcaggggacatgggttcgagccctggtctgggaagatcccacatgctgcggagcaactaagcccgtgtgccacaactactgagcccgtgtgccacaactactgaagcccacacgtctagagcccgtgctccacaacaagagaagccaccgctgtgagaagcccgcgcaccacaatgaagagtagcccccgttcaccacaaccagagaaagcccgcacgcagcaacgaagacccaatgcagccccaaataaataaatttaataaattaaaaatttttggttgattaaaattcaatttcttaGTTGTAAAACccatatttcaagtgcttaattaataataatagccagggcttccctggtggcacagtggttaggaatccgcctgccaatgcaggggacacgggttcaagccctggtccgggaagatcccacgtgccgcggagtggctgggcccgtgagccatggccactgagcctgcgcatccggagcctgtgttccgcaacgggagaggccacaagagtgagaggcccgggtaccacaaaaaaaaaaaaataataataataataataataataatagccacatgggaactaataagaacctactgtatagcacagggaactctactcaatactctataatgacctatacgggaaaaaaatctaaaaaagactggatatatgtatatgcataactgattcactttgctgtatagcagaaactaacacaacactgtaaatcaactatactccaataaaaattaattaaaatgaaagaacaaatgatgCTGGGTTAATAAATTGCCTcattcgtttaaaaaaaaaaaaacagggacttccctggtggtccactggttaggactccgcgcttccactgcagggggcacaggttcgatccctggtcagggaactaagatcccacatgccatgctgtacagccaaaaaagaaaaagaaaataaagccaaatgGGGCTGGTGGCTGCTGTATTGGACAACACAGCTGCAGAACACTTCCATCAGCATAggaagttctattggacagtgctggtctagCACAAATCTTTCCAGGCCAGGCTATCTAAAATCATCATTCTAGACCTTTAATCCCACTGTCCTCCTTTCCATGGTAATGTGACTACCTGATCATCTACTATAGAACCTACTTCACTGATTCTAAGATGCactttttttctccccatattTTATCATCCATAAAATTGGGAGACATCTTATCATCGATGATGTGTTAGTTTAATGGGCAGTTTATGTAAAATTCAAGTGTTCAAGTGTTCATCTTATGTTCCAATGGTCACTTAGATTCACTGAACTACAGAACTATCTGTTTGCCTGATCACTGGTTCTGTGATGCCAGGGGGACTTTCTTTTGTTCACAGCTGTACACACAGGGTCTCCGTGAAGCTTGGTCTTTAGAGGTCTCTtcgtaaacatttgctgaatgaatgaatcagaccCTGCTAAGCTCTGGTGACAGGCTATAGAATTTGGTTCGGGTTCCTGGGCACACCTGAGGGGGCCTGGCAAAAAGTGGtatcaggggaattccctggtgatccagcggttaggactccgcactttcactgccaagggccccggttcggtccctggtcggggagctaagctcccgcaagccgcacggtgcaaaaaaaaaaagtagtgataTCAGGACGTAAGATCCAGATGCAGAGCAAAACGCCTGGCGTTTGGAGATTGGAATTAGAGGCTGGACATAGAGGTGATGTTTCCagacaggaagaaaatgaaggggACCATGTCCCTGAATCACCATGGAGAAGGGGCTTCCCGGGTCCCTGGAGGCCTGGTTACTAGGGAGCAGCCCCTGCTTAGCGATAGAGCCCCCAGAAGCGACCGGGGCTTCTGGGCTCCCATGGGAGGGGGCCCCAGGCCTAGACAAGCCTGGTTTGCTCAGTTACGGACACCAGTCAGTCCTTAGAACTCAGAGGCCTGGTGTATCCCGGAAAAAAGGACGAGCTCTTCCATGGAAGACCCTATTCCCAACAACAGGGAGGGACAGGGCCTTCTAGACCACCAGGGGAGAGGGACTCAGACCTCTTTGGCCTCCCTAAGCCCCGTGAGTTAGGGAGACCCCTTCTTAGCATTCAGGCCCCAGAAAGGTCAGAGCCTCAGCGTTAGCCTGGGTCTTGGGACTCCCTccttaccatgcagtatgaagaAGGTCTTGGGGTTAAACCTGTTGGGGTCCAATCCATCCAGTTCCTCCCACACCTCCTTCAACTGGGCTTGGCTGCCCTGTGGAAGGGAGAGCCGGGGGCTCATGAGCAAGAGGTCTGGGTCCCATAGGATAAAGCTAGAGAACCCTTTACCCCCATCCCTCAAATGTCATTCCCCTCAAGCAATAAAACTACAACTCCCAGCAGCCCCTGGAGGTAGCTGGGTACATTAAAAGGGGCCTTTTGCCTCAAGGTCTGCTGGGAGCTGTAATTTTTCAGCTACTTTCTTGTGTTGCTCGGAAAGTTGGACATGGTTGTGGGGGGTAGGCATGAATGGGGGTCCTTACAGGCACATTGACTTTGGGGTGTTCTCGGTGCCGGCGCTGTTGCTCTTCCAGCTTCCTCTCTGCCTCCTTTCGCTGCTCCTCTCCCAGGGACTCCAGATAACGGCGTCTTTCGTGTTCCTTGAGCATCTCGTAGCGCTTGAACTCTTCATGATGGGCTGCGTCATACTGGGCAAGGTCCCGGGTGGCCTGGGGAAAGGCAGACGGTCACTCTCACCTCACTTCTATGCCCAGCCCCTAATTCCAAACTCCGAATGCCAGGCCTTTGGCTCTGAACCTGGCCCAACTTCCACGTGTGCTGGGTCTTATGTCCCGACGTCAC
Coding sequences:
- the NUCB1 gene encoding nucleobindin-1; this translates as MPPAGPRAALLLLSLLLLLRAILTVPLERGASKKENPATESPDTGLYYHRYLQEVINVLETDGHFREKLQAANAEDIKSGKLSRELDFVSHHVRTKLDELKRQEVSRLRMLLKAKMDAQQEPNVQLDHLSLLKQFEHLDPQNQHTFEARDLELLIQTATRDLAQYDAAHHEEFKRYEMLKEHERRRYLESLGEEQRKEAERKLEEQQRRHREHPKVNVPGSQAQLKEVWEELDGLDPNRFNPKTFFILHDINSDGVLDEQELEALFTKELEKVYDPKNEEDDMREMEEERLRMREHVMKNVDTNQDRLVTLEEFLVSTQRKEFGDTGEGWETVEMHPAYTEDELRRFEEELAAREAELNAKAQRLSQETEALGRSQGRLEAQKRELQQAVLQMEQRKQQQQVHNNPAPGPDGQLKFHPDTDDAPVPAPAGDQKDVDPSEKKVPEQTPKLPQLESQHL